One Coffea arabica cultivar ET-39 chromosome 5c, Coffea Arabica ET-39 HiFi, whole genome shotgun sequence DNA window includes the following coding sequences:
- the LOC140007275 gene encoding uncharacterized protein yields MKRYADEKRSEREFNKGDWVYLRLQPYRQSSVALRGNTKLSARYFGPYRVEERIGNVAYRLELPSSSKVHPVFHVSLLKRKVGDKITPTLHLPETNEKGHWRVEPIAILDRKMVKKKNAAATQWLVHWWGTDPAEATWEDAEEIERQFPTFQP; encoded by the coding sequence ATGAAAAGGTATGCTGATGAGAAGAGGAGTGAACGAGAATTTAATAAAGGAGATTGGGTGTATCTACGGTTGCAACCTTACAGACAAAGCTCTGTGGCCCTCAGAGGGAACACCAAGTTATCAGCAAGGTACTTTGGCCCTTACAGAGTGGAGGAAAGAATAGGAAATGTAGCTTATAGACTGGAActgccaagctcttcaaaggtACACCCTGTCTTCCATGTGTCATTGCTCAAAAGAAAGGTGGGAGATAAGATCACCCCCACCCTCCATTTACCAGAAACAAATGAAAAGGGTCATTGGAGAGTAGAGCCTATTGCCATACTGGATAggaaaatggtgaagaaaaaaaatgcagctgcCACGCAGTGGCTAGTCCACTGGTGGGGTACGGATCCTGCAGAAGCTACATGGGAGGATGCTGAGGAGATCGAAAGACAATTCCCTACCTTCCAACCTTGA